One Stigmatopora argus isolate UIUO_Sarg chromosome 20, RoL_Sarg_1.0, whole genome shotgun sequence genomic region harbors:
- the LOC144065532 gene encoding uncharacterized protein LOC144065532, with product MASPSEFTCGKRAAKFHEENSTFCKIIHAKVVLHRIEGFREYLGPDGKESVGLKKELELPQIKGEEPQFPQQQMRDERLPIKKEEDDVTWSLGENLKREEDLGVTSRGAEPAHTLKLPQIKEEEPEFPQQQIKKEKEDFTVSTGEPFKSEDDLGVADRGAETPNGSSAEGQADNLIAPLSESEDLLYDNEGLKDGKLWKCSQCGKTFGKKSTLKTHMRSHTWEKPLSCTVCGKTFTHKRNLNIHARTHIGDKPFSCSVCGKRFTEKKTLKRHTRTHTGEKSFACSVCSQRFTQKGHLISHARTHTGDKPFSCSVCGKRFTEKGSLKIHTRTHTGEKPFSCSLCDQTFTRKDHLIIHARTHTGEKPFSCSVCGKRFTEKRTLKGHIRTHTGEKPFSCSVCGKRFTEKGSLKIHTRTHTGEKPFSCSVCGKTFTERGTLKAHIRTHTGEKPFSCSVCGKTFTNKNILTIHARTHTGEKPFSCSVCGKSFTRKGILISHAITHTGEKPFSCSVCGQSFTRKGILISHAITHTGEKPFSCSVCGKRFTEKGNLKRHTRTHTGEKPFSCSVCGQRFTHQRNLKSHTRTHSGEKPFSCSVCGKRFTEKGHLKSHTRTHSGEKPFSCSVCGKRFTEKRNLKRHTRTHTGEKTFSCSVCKAFSQKQHLKTHTRTHTGEKPFSCSVCGQRFTRKVFLIIHARTHTG from the exons atggcgtctccttcagaatttacgtgtgggaaaagagcagcaaagttccacgaggaaaactcgacattttgcaaaataatccatgcaaaagttgtccttcacagaatagaag gtttcagagaatatcttggtcctgatgggaaagagtcggttggccttaaaaaggaacttgagctcccccaaatcaaaggggaggagccacagttccctcaacaacaaatgagagacgagcgacttccaatcaagaaggaggaagatgatgtcacctggtcacttggtgaaaacctgaagagggaagaggatctgggcgtgaccagcagaggggcggagcctgcacacaccttaaagttaccccaaattaaagaggaggagccagagttccctcaacagcaaatcaagaaggagaaagaagatttcactgtgtcaactggtgagcctttcaagagtgaagatgatctgggcgtggccgacagaggggcggagactccgaacggcagctcagcagaagggcaagcagacaatttaattgctccgttatcagaaagcgaagacttgctttatgacaatgaaggtcttaaggacggcaaactctggaaatgctctcagtgtggaaaaacctttgggaaaaagtctactttgaaaactcacatgaggagccacacttgggagaaacccttatcatgtacagtttgtggtaaaacatttacacacaagagaaacttaaatattcatgcaagaacacacataggtgacaaaccattttcgtgttcagtttgtggtaaacgatttacagagaagaaaaccttaaaaaggcacacaagaacccacactggtgaaaaatcatttgcgtgctcagtttgtagtcaaagattcacacagaagggacacttaattagtcatgcaagaacacacacaggtgacaaaccattttcatgctcagtttgcggtaaaagatttacagagaaaggaagcttaaaaatacacacaagaacccacactggtgaaaaaccattttcgtgttcactttgtgatcaaacattcacacggaaggatcacttaattattcatgcaagaacacacactggtgaaaaaccattttcgtgttcagtttgtggtaaacgatttacagagaagagaacCTTAAAAgggcacataagaacccacactggtgaaaaaccattttcgtgttcagtttgtggtaaaagatttacagagaaaggaagcttaaaaatacacacaagaacccacactggtgaaaaaccattttcgtgttcagtttgtggtaaaacatttacagaaaggggaacgttaaaagcccacataagaacccacactggtgaaaaaccattttcgtgttcagtttgtggtaaaacatttacaaacaagaacatcttaactattcatgcaagaacacacacgggtgaaaaaccattttcgtgttcagtttgtggtaaaagtttcacacggaagggaatcttaattagtcatgcaataacacacacaggtgaaaaaccattttcgtgttcagtttgtggtcaaagtttcacacggaagggaatcttaattagtcatgcaataacacacacaggtgaaaaaccattttcgtgttcagtttgtggtaaaagatttacagagaaggggaacttaaaaaggcacacaagaacccacactggtgaaaaaccattttcgtgttcagtttgtggtcaaagatttacacaccagCGAAACTTAAAAAGTcacacgagaacacactcgggtgaaaaaccattttcgtgttcagtttgtggtaaaagatttacagagaagggacacttaaaaagtcacacgagaacacactcgggtgaaaaaccattttcgtgttcagtttgtggtaaaagatttacagagaagagaaacttaaaaaggcacacaagaacccacactggtgaaaaaacattttcgtgttcagtttgtaaagccttttctcaaaagcaacacttaaaaacgcacacaagaacccacactggtgaaaaaccattttcgtgttcagtttgtggtcaaagattcacacggaaggtattcttaattattcatgcaagaacacacacaggttaa